The region TTATAAATCGGGTGATGATGTTTTCTTTATCGCCGGTTTTGGGTGTTTCTCAAGGATTTTTACCAGTGGCTGGTTTTAATATTGGTGCAGAAAAAAATGATCGAGTAAAAGAAACTATTAAAACCTCTATTTACTTTGGATCTATTTTGGGCACAATTATTTTTATTGGTATCTTACTGTTTAAAGAGCAAATAATTTGGATTTTTACAAATGACGCAACACTTCTTCAGGAAACTCCGAATGCTATGTTAATTGTATTTTTAGTAACACCGGTGGTTACCATGCAATTGATTGGTTCTGCGTATTTTCAAGCCGCAGGAAAAGCACTACCTGCTTTAATTCTAACATTGTTAAAACAAGGAATTTTCTTAATTCCGTTAGCCTATATTTTACCCATGTATTTTGGAGTTCTTGGTGTTTGGTGGTCTTTCCCAATTGCCGATATTTTATCTACAATTATTACTGTTTTTGTTTTAAAACGTGAGGTTGATAAGAATTTAAAGTAGCCTCATTTTCATTGCCCAAAGTAGAAAACTACTACTCTTAAATGCTCTGTGAAACTTTGTACTTTTCTCTATAAATATATGTGATATAATTATTAGAAACTATGAACTAGTTCTAAATCAAAGACTCTCCATTTAAATTGGTTGTCAGAATGTCGCTAAACAAGTTAAAAAATGGGCGCAAGGCTCTGAAGCTTTTATCAACTTCTACTGTAAAATTTTCGGATAAAACTTGTTCATCCGTAAAACTCTTACTCGCTATAAATCCTTTTTTGCGCAATAAATCTACATCCGGATGTTCTTTATCAAAACCGCGTGGTGCAGTTTTTAATTCGCTAAAACTTTCAAATTGATTTCCAAAATGCTTTTGAAATTCTTTGGCTTCTAAAATTGCTCGAATTTCTGATGCGTCTTGTTCTATTTCTTTTCTAATTCTGAACAAATCTTCTTTACTGGGCTCCCAAAACCCACCTGCTAAAAAAGATTCTCCTGGCCGTATCCTTAAAAAATAACCGCCTCTTAAGGAAGCTCCTAATCTTGAATAAGAGTTTGCAAAATGGGCTTTATAAGGAGTTTTATCGGTAGAAAAACGAACATCTCTATAAATGCGCATCATTTTAGATTTCTCTATTTCATCATGCATTTGCATGTTTTTATGAATTTCAGAAAAGATGTTTTTTGCATTCTTTTGAGCTTTTAAATAAACTTCTTTATGATCTGCAAACCAATCTCTATCATTGTTTTTTTGTAAATCTTTTAGAAATGTAAAAGTTGATTTTTCGAATTGCATTTTAGTGAATTTTAAAAGTTCAATTTACAAAATAGATTTGTAACTTCGAATTTGACATGCATCAAAAAACAAAAGAAATTCAGAAAAGGTACGAAGGCTTTTTACAAACGCCAAGTTTGTGGAAAAACAAGGCTGTTTATAAATTAAATCAATTTAAACTCAACCCAAGGGCCTCAAAAATAAATACTGAGATTGATGAAAAATTAAGACTCGGAAAGTATATCGAACGTTTTGTTTCTTATCAACTAAAGCAAGAAACCGATCTGGAAATTTTATCAGAAAATATACAAATTCAACAAGAAAAAAGAACTTTAGGAGAATTAGATTGCATTCTTTTAAAGGATAAACAACCGATTCATTTAGAAATTATTTACAAGTTTTATGTATATGACAATTCCGTTGGGGAAACGGAAATAGAACATTGTATTGGTCCTAATAGAAAAGATTCGTTAGTAGAGAAATTAACAAAATTGAAACAAAAACAGTTACCATTGCTCTACTCTGCCGAATGCAATACTTATTTAAAATCTATTGCTTTAAATAATGCAGATATAATTCAACAGGTTTATTTCAAAGCACAATTATTCGTTAAGATTTCTAATACAAACAAAAAACTAAAGATGCTAAATAATGATTGTATTGTTGGTTTTTACAGCAATCAAAAAGAATTAGAACAATTTTCTGATTGTAAATTTCACATTCCGAATAAGAAAGATTGGTTACAAATTCCTCATAAAAATGTAGATTGGTTACTTTTTAATCCCTTTAAAATAGCCACAAAAATATATTTGGAAAGACATTTTTCGCCGCTTTGTTGGATAAAAAAACCAAATGGTGCGTTAGAAAAATTCTTTTTAGTATGGTGGGAGTAAGTTTGTAATTATCTCAACAGCATCGACTTTAAAAGATCTCATGTGAAACAAAAAATTAATATCTATTGATGTTTTAAAAAAAATGATTTTTTGTTTTACGAAACTTTAGCACAAAAAAAAAGGAACTTAAAAAAATTAAGTTCCCTTTTTATATTTATGAATTTCTAATCATTAATTGGTTTTCTCATCATCAGATTTGGAAGCTTTGTTCCATACCTTAATTTTTTCATCAATCGTAACTCCTTCTAAAACCTCAACATTTACACCATCAGAAGTGCCTAATTTTAGGGTTTTCTTTTCAAACGTTCCGTCTTCTTTTTGAATCTCAACATATGGCTCTTCAGTTTTATTATCAAACCTTAATAATGCTTCTTTAATAGATAAAACGCTATCTTTTTTCTCTAAAACAATGTCTGCATTGGCACTATAACCGGCTCTAATAAAATATTTATCGTCTAGAGAAACATCTGCTTTAATTTTAAACTGAACAGCGCCTGCTTCTACTGTTCCCTTTGGAGCAATAAAATTTAATTTTGCTGGAAATTTAGCTCCTTCTATAGCTCCAATAGAAACTTCTATATCGCTTCCTTTAATGAGCTTGCCTACTTCAGATTCGTCTACTTTTCCTTCAAAAATCATTTTACTCATATCTGCAATAGATGCAATGGTAGTTCCCGCATTAAAATTATTCGATTGAATAACCTGATCCCCTTCTTTTACCGGTATCTCTAAAATAGTACCAGACATTTGCGCTATAATATTTGTATTCGCAGAACCTCCTGACCCAGCAGAACCTCTTTTGATAATTAAATAATCATTTTGAGCATTTTTTAAATCTTGCAAAGCAGAATTGTAAGTTAGTTCTACTGCTTCATAATCTGCTCTAGAAATTACTCCTTTATCAAATAATCCCTTATTCCTATTGTAAGAAATTTCTGCATTTTTTAAACGGATTTTAATGTTATCTACCCTACCCTTTGCACTAATTAAAGATTGTTCGTTAGGCACCACTCTTACCGTTGCAATTAAGTCTCCTTTTTTCACTTTTGAACCCTCTAACAACAATATTTTATCAATAATACCTGTAATTTGTGGTTTAATTTCTATTTCTTCTAAAGGAGTTACGGTTCCGGTAGCCACCGTTTTTTTCACAATTGTTGTTCTAAAAGGCGTCTCCGTTTCGTAGGTTACAATACTTGTCTTGTTCTTTTTACCGAACCAAATTAAGGCAGCAATAAACAATGCAACGATAATGCCTAAAATAATTTTTGATCTTGTACTCATGATTTTGTTAATTGATTAATTGATTGATTTTATTCTTCTCTTAATGCTTCTATTGGTCTTACTACTGTTGCCATGTGTGCAGGTATTAAACCAATCAATGTTCCCAACACGATTAAAGTGGCAAATGCGATTATTATAATAGGAATATTAACTGTTGGGTTTATCAATGCTGCATCTTCTCCTTGGCCAAAAGCAGTATCAATTATAAACAAAACAAAGCTTCCAAAAATAATTCCTAACATACCTGCTATGGTTGTTAAAAAAACGGATTCTAATATAATTTGCTGACGGATACTTTTTGGTGTTGCTCCTAATGCTCTTCTAATTCCGATTTCTTGAGTACGCTCTTTTACTGTTATTAAAAGGATGTTACCAATTGCAAAAACTCCAGCAATTAGGGTTGCAATGCCCACAAACCACGTTAAAAACTGCATTCCTGTTAAAAACCCCGTTACTTTGGCAATCTCTTTTCCAAGATTAACACTTCCAAAAGCTCTTTCATCTTCTGGGTGTACTTTATGCAATCCTTTTAAGGTTAACAAGATATCTTTTTCCATTTGTTCGATATTTGTACCCTCATTTGCCGTAATCATCATCCAATCTACCTTATTGGCGGTATTGTATACTTTTTTATAGGTAGAAAATGGAATGTAAGCACAGTCTCCGTCAAAGTCAATTGTATTAGAGGGTTTGTACACACCAATTACTTTATAACTAATACTGTTTATTTTTAGGTATTGCCCTATGGGCTGTTCGTTGATTTCAAACAATTGTTTGTACATATCTTCTGAAATCACCGTAACTTTTGCCGTTGATAAAATATCATTTTCATTCAAAAAGCGTCCATACAATAATTGTTTTTTTTGAATTTGATCTAATATAGGATAATCTCCACTTACTTGAAAATTGCCTGATTTAAAATCTTTTATAATTAAGTTATTTGTTTGATTCCTAGGCGCTAATAGTTTTATTTCATTAGAATATTCAGATTTTAAAACCTCTAGATCATTCATAGTTAAAGAA is a window of Polaribacter litorisediminis DNA encoding:
- a CDS encoding DUF1853 family protein; its protein translation is MHQKTKEIQKRYEGFLQTPSLWKNKAVYKLNQFKLNPRASKINTEIDEKLRLGKYIERFVSYQLKQETDLEILSENIQIQQEKRTLGELDCILLKDKQPIHLEIIYKFYVYDNSVGETEIEHCIGPNRKDSLVEKLTKLKQKQLPLLYSAECNTYLKSIALNNADIIQQVYFKAQLFVKISNTNKKLKMLNNDCIVGFYSNQKELEQFSDCKFHIPNKKDWLQIPHKNVDWLLFNPFKIATKIYLERHFSPLCWIKKPNGALEKFFLVWWE
- a CDS encoding efflux RND transporter periplasmic adaptor subunit, with the translated sequence MSTRSKIILGIIVALFIAALIWFGKKNKTSIVTYETETPFRTTIVKKTVATGTVTPLEEIEIKPQITGIIDKILLLEGSKVKKGDLIATVRVVPNEQSLISAKGRVDNIKIRLKNAEISYNRNKGLFDKGVISRADYEAVELTYNSALQDLKNAQNDYLIIKRGSAGSGGSANTNIIAQMSGTILEIPVKEGDQVIQSNNFNAGTTIASIADMSKMIFEGKVDESEVGKLIKGSDIEVSIGAIEGAKFPAKLNFIAPKGTVEAGAVQFKIKADVSLDDKYFIRAGYSANADIVLEKKDSVLSIKEALLRFDNKTEEPYVEIQKEDGTFEKKTLKLGTSDGVNVEVLEGVTIDEKIKVWNKASKSDDEKTN
- a CDS encoding ABC transporter permease, producing MKFLFDSDTWQEIYGSIRKNKMRTSITIIGVLWGIFLLVVLLGAARGMENGFNKLFGNFATNSVFVWTQSTDTPFKGFQEGRRFSLTMNDLEVLKSEYSNEIKLLAPRNQTNNLIIKDFKSGNFQVSGDYPILDQIQKKQLLYGRFLNENDILSTAKVTVISEDMYKQLFEINEQPIGQYLKINSISYKVIGVYKPSNTIDFDGDCAYIPFSTYKKVYNTANKVDWMMITANEGTNIEQMEKDILLTLKGLHKVHPEDERAFGSVNLGKEIAKVTGFLTGMQFLTWFVGIATLIAGVFAIGNILLITVKERTQEIGIRRALGATPKSIRQQIILESVFLTTIAGMLGIIFGSFVLFIIDTAFGQGEDAALINPTVNIPIIIIAFATLIVLGTLIGLIPAHMATVVRPIEALREE
- a CDS encoding DUF2461 domain-containing protein, giving the protein MQFEKSTFTFLKDLQKNNDRDWFADHKEVYLKAQKNAKNIFSEIHKNMQMHDEIEKSKMMRIYRDVRFSTDKTPYKAHFANSYSRLGASLRGGYFLRIRPGESFLAGGFWEPSKEDLFRIRKEIEQDASEIRAILEAKEFQKHFGNQFESFSELKTAPRGFDKEHPDVDLLRKKGFIASKSFTDEQVLSENFTVEVDKSFRALRPFFNLFSDILTTNLNGESLI